Proteins co-encoded in one Lynx canadensis isolate LIC74 chromosome C1, mLynCan4.pri.v2, whole genome shotgun sequence genomic window:
- the TM4SF20 gene encoding transmembrane 4 L6 family member 20, giving the protein MTCCEGWTSCNGFTLLVLLLLGITLNAIPLIVNLVDEGQFLQNPISCFEWWFPGIIGAGLMVIPATTMSLAARKRACCNNRIGMLLSSLLNVITVIGAVYCMLVSLRALSEGPLICNSQVNSTSSCEFSFNNLSNIHPESFNLQWFFRESCMAPAEVTDPTLSGTRASDGGRYSLNFSSKENKHRTIHFSVFLGLLLVGILELMCGLSQMAIGLLGCLCGVTKRRSRIV; this is encoded by the exons ATGACCTGCTGTGAAGGATGGACATCCTGTAATGGATTCACCTTGCTGGTTCTACTTCTACTGGGAATAACCCTCAACGCAATCCCTCTAATTGTCAACTTAGTTGATGAAGGCCAGTTTCTTCAAAACCCCATCTCTTGCTTTGAGTGGTGGTTCCCAGGAATTATAGGAGCAGGGCTGATG GTCATTCCGGCAACAACAATGTCCTTGGCAGCAAGAAAGAGAGCGTGTTGCAACAACAGAATTGGA atgcTTCTGTCATCACTTCTGAATGTGATCACAGTCATTGGTGCTGTGTACTGCATGTTAGTATCTCTCCGGGCTCTCTCGGAAGGCCCTCTCATTTGTAACTCTCAAGTGAACAGCACTTCCAGCTGTGAATTTTCATTCAACAACTTAAG CAACATCCATCCAGAATCCTTCAATCTACAGTGGTTCTTCAGAGAGTCCTGCATGGCTCCTGCTGAGGTCACTGATCCCACCCTCAGTGGTACCAGGGCCAGTGATGGTGGACGCTATAGCTTGAACTTCAgttctaaagaaaacaaacacaggacGATCCATTTTTCAGTGTTCTTGGGCCTGCTGCTTGTGGGGATTCTCGAGCTCATGTGTGGGCTCAGTCAGATGGCCATCGGTCTTCTTGGCTGTCTGTGTGGAGTCACTAAGCGGAGAAGTAGGATTGTGTAG